A portion of the Opitutus sp. ER46 genome contains these proteins:
- the trpE gene encoding anthranilate synthase component I, whose protein sequence is MHIHPTREVFISLATQGNVVPVYTDLMADFETPVSAYAKLKHAGPSYLLESVEGGENLSRYSFIGCRPRKVFICGPETTEIRSPGQPAERVPTPQDPLTLIEAEMKGYRPVTLPGLPRFTGGAVGFVAYEYVTRIEPSVPAAGRNELGTPLLYFMLSDSLLIFDRAKQTLRLCVNGHVQGNAGAAYDDAVAELRELYALLRQPRELAPAPLEETSKIAVPPGNFTRAAFERVVEDGKEFIRAGDIIQFVPSQRFTRPFSKSPLDLYRALRTVNPSPYMFILEAGDFSVVGASPEVHVRLTDGRVEIRPIAGTRHRGATHAEDLALEKELIADEKERAEHLMLVDLARNDIGRVCKFGSVRVPEMMVIERYSHVMHIVSQVEGDIAPDRNAFDLMRATFPAGTVSGAPKIRAMQIIAQSEPSQRGIYAGALGYFGYDGNSDTCIMLRTALLKDGQIHIQAGAGIVADSVPSAEYQETVNKASALLKAVAMAEQF, encoded by the coding sequence ATGCACATCCATCCGACTCGCGAAGTTTTCATCAGCCTCGCCACTCAGGGCAACGTCGTGCCCGTGTACACGGATCTGATGGCCGACTTCGAGACGCCCGTCTCGGCCTACGCCAAGCTCAAGCACGCCGGCCCGTCGTACCTGCTCGAGTCGGTTGAGGGCGGCGAGAATCTCTCCCGCTACAGCTTCATCGGCTGCCGCCCGCGCAAGGTCTTCATCTGCGGCCCTGAGACCACCGAGATCCGCTCGCCCGGACAGCCCGCCGAGCGCGTGCCCACTCCGCAGGATCCGCTGACGCTGATCGAGGCCGAGATGAAGGGCTACCGTCCCGTCACGCTCCCGGGCCTGCCGCGTTTTACCGGCGGCGCCGTCGGCTTCGTCGCCTACGAGTACGTGACACGCATCGAGCCGAGCGTGCCCGCCGCCGGCCGCAACGAACTCGGCACGCCCCTGCTCTACTTCATGCTGTCCGACTCGCTGCTGATCTTCGATCGCGCGAAGCAGACGCTCCGGCTGTGCGTCAACGGCCACGTTCAGGGCAACGCCGGCGCCGCGTACGACGACGCCGTCGCTGAGCTGCGTGAGCTTTACGCGCTGCTGCGCCAGCCACGCGAACTTGCCCCGGCCCCGCTCGAGGAAACCTCGAAGATCGCCGTGCCGCCGGGGAACTTCACACGCGCGGCGTTCGAACGTGTCGTCGAGGATGGCAAGGAGTTTATCCGAGCCGGCGACATCATCCAGTTCGTCCCCTCCCAGCGCTTTACCCGCCCCTTCTCCAAATCGCCCCTCGATCTGTACCGCGCCCTCCGCACGGTGAATCCGTCGCCCTACATGTTCATCCTCGAGGCCGGCGATTTCTCGGTTGTCGGCGCCTCGCCGGAAGTCCACGTGCGCCTCACCGACGGTCGCGTTGAGATCCGGCCGATCGCCGGGACGCGCCACCGCGGAGCCACCCACGCCGAGGACCTCGCACTCGAGAAGGAACTGATCGCCGACGAGAAGGAGCGCGCCGAGCACCTGATGCTGGTCGACCTCGCCCGCAACGACATCGGTCGCGTCTGCAAGTTCGGCAGCGTGCGCGTGCCTGAGATGATGGTCATCGAGCGGTACTCGCACGTGATGCACATCGTTTCCCAGGTCGAGGGCGACATCGCGCCCGACCGGAATGCCTTCGATCTCATGCGGGCCACGTTCCCGGCGGGCACCGTCAGCGGCGCACCCAAGATCCGCGCGATGCAGATCATCGCCCAAAGCGAACCCAGCCAGCGCGGCATCTACGCCGGCGCCCTCGGCTACTTCGGCTACGACGGCAACAGCGACACGTGCATCATGTTGCGCACCGCCCTGCTGAAGGATGGCCAGATTCACATCCAGGCTGGCGCCGGGATCGTCGCCGACTCCGTCCCGTCCGCCGAGTACCAGGAGACTGTGAACAAGGCCTCGGCCCTGCTCAAAGCGGTGGCCATGGCGGAGCAGTTTTAG
- a CDS encoding RNA polymerase sigma factor RpoD/SigA, with protein MPTKAKSLRSTNLADDPVAVEAPTATLDAAPIDAPPSFLERPEPPAAEPIAHGERSNLQLYLQEIGKTPLLTIDEEIALAKRIRRGDRAARDHMIKANLRLVVKIAMDYKDFGLPLLDLISEGNIGLIKAVERFDPRKGGKLSTYAAWWIKQSIKRALANQSKTIRLPVHLVDKISKMRRTAMALTEQLGREPTDEELAAELQIPTSKVAHLKSVSVRPASLDAPIGEEGDSATFGEIVGDENAVSPYEGLREKNLTSDLHAMVDSLDKREAEIIKLRFGLEGRDELTLEEVGKRFNVTRERIRQLEYLALTKMRKAMARNESVRSVDEIEQEERQRQRMAVIREFVESKTRRQPRPGRN; from the coding sequence ATGCCCACAAAAGCAAAGTCGCTCCGCAGTACTAACCTAGCTGACGATCCTGTTGCCGTAGAGGCCCCGACCGCCACTCTCGACGCCGCTCCCATCGACGCGCCTCCGTCGTTCCTGGAACGCCCCGAACCACCTGCCGCCGAACCCATCGCGCACGGCGAGCGCAGCAACCTCCAGCTCTATCTCCAGGAGATCGGCAAGACTCCCCTGCTGACCATCGACGAGGAAATCGCGCTCGCGAAACGTATCCGCCGCGGCGATCGCGCCGCCCGCGACCACATGATCAAGGCCAATCTGCGCCTGGTCGTGAAGATCGCGATGGACTACAAGGATTTCGGCCTGCCGCTGCTCGACCTCATCAGCGAGGGCAACATCGGCCTCATCAAGGCCGTCGAGCGCTTCGATCCCCGCAAGGGCGGCAAGCTCTCCACCTACGCCGCCTGGTGGATTAAGCAGTCCATCAAGCGCGCCCTCGCGAACCAGAGCAAAACCATCCGCCTCCCGGTCCATCTGGTCGACAAGATCTCCAAGATGCGCCGCACCGCCATGGCCCTCACCGAACAGCTCGGCCGCGAGCCCACGGATGAGGAGTTGGCCGCCGAGCTCCAGATCCCGACCTCCAAGGTCGCGCATCTGAAGTCCGTCAGCGTGCGTCCCGCCTCCCTCGACGCCCCCATCGGCGAAGAAGGCGACTCCGCCACTTTCGGCGAAATCGTCGGCGACGAAAATGCCGTCAGCCCCTACGAGGGCCTGCGGGAGAAGAACCTCACCAGCGACCTCCACGCGATGGTCGACTCCCTCGACAAGCGCGAAGCCGAGATCATCAAGCTCCGTTTCGGCCTCGAAGGCCGCGACGAACTCACGCTCGAAGAGGTCGGCAAACGCTTCAACGTCACCCGCGAGCGTATCCGTCAGCTCGAGTACCTCGCGCTCACCAAGATGCGCAAGGCGATGGCCCGGAACGAATCCGTCCGCTCCGTTGACGAGATCGAACAGGAAGAACGCCAGCGGCAGCGCATGGCGGTCATCCGCGAGTTCGTCGAGAGCAAGACCCGGCGTCAGCCGCGTCCCGGCCGCAACTAG
- the thrH gene encoding bifunctional phosphoserine phosphatase/homoserine phosphotransferase ThrH has product MKQSIVTLDMEGVLTPEIWIAVAERTGIPALRRTTRDEPDYDKLMRYRIDLMHQHGITLSRIQEVIGTLEPLPGALDFLNQLRARTQVIILSDTFEQFAQPLLRRMGWPTLFCHRLIVTNGRITGYQLRMRDQKKASVAALQSLNYNVVAAGDSFNDTTMLAQADHGILFHAPANVAAQFPQFPAIEDYGALLQLITSKL; this is encoded by the coding sequence GTGAAGCAAAGTATCGTCACCCTCGACATGGAGGGCGTTCTGACGCCCGAGATCTGGATCGCCGTGGCCGAGCGGACCGGCATCCCCGCCCTGCGGCGCACCACCCGCGACGAGCCCGATTACGACAAGCTGATGCGCTACCGCATCGATCTCATGCACCAGCACGGGATCACGCTTTCCCGGATTCAGGAGGTCATCGGCACGCTCGAGCCGCTCCCCGGCGCCCTCGACTTTCTCAACCAGCTGCGCGCCCGCACGCAGGTTATCATTCTCTCCGACACGTTCGAACAGTTCGCCCAGCCGCTGCTGCGCCGCATGGGCTGGCCCACCCTCTTCTGCCACCGGCTGATCGTCACCAATGGCCGGATCACCGGCTACCAGTTGCGCATGCGCGACCAGAAAAAGGCCTCCGTCGCCGCCCTCCAGTCGCTCAACTACAATGTCGTCGCCGCGGGAGACTCCTTCAACGACACGACCATGCTCGCGCAGGCCGACCACGGGATCCTCTTCCACGCCCCGGCCAACGTCGCCGCGCAGTTTCCGCAGTTCCCCGCGATCGAGGACTACGGCGCGCTCCTGCAACTGATCACGTCGAAGCTCTAG
- a CDS encoding PAS domain-containing sensor histidine kinase, with product MMTDDKLRRERDRYRWMLDRALEPVIVADARGALEYANCRARQIFGLADGSGEDVADALSRRFQCEPAGALAAWRELRWPLDRKFVLFEPETPQMAARWFQVELQPMGADGETLLRFTNRSGWVRRELETFTFQHLIAHKIRTPMSGLGPILTYLDAMEHAGTDPEMSSLLQTARQSAEHLEDTLYGVLRYHSAVFAPPMAPDVNAVRGSLVEILARAASASGLEGRIVLTDPEIEVAHPEMIEIVMTEILDNYAKYGRAKEEGVRVSYDLAHANGAEVCFAAPGPDLPDELLAQVGSSYWQLERLSSGEVPGLGLGLAAARQLVRWWGGDLRLARSADGIGLETRMLLPACVLD from the coding sequence ATGATGACGGATGATAAACTGCGACGGGAGCGGGATCGCTATCGCTGGATGCTGGACCGGGCGCTGGAGCCGGTGATCGTGGCGGACGCTCGTGGGGCGTTGGAGTATGCGAATTGCCGTGCGCGGCAGATCTTCGGTCTCGCGGACGGGTCGGGGGAGGATGTCGCGGACGCGCTGAGCCGGCGTTTTCAGTGCGAGCCGGCGGGAGCGCTGGCGGCGTGGCGTGAGCTGCGTTGGCCGCTGGACCGGAAGTTTGTCCTGTTTGAACCGGAGACGCCGCAGATGGCGGCGCGATGGTTCCAGGTGGAGTTGCAGCCGATGGGCGCGGACGGCGAGACGCTGCTGCGGTTCACCAACCGGTCGGGTTGGGTGCGGCGGGAACTGGAGACGTTCACCTTTCAGCATCTGATCGCGCACAAAATCCGGACGCCGATGAGCGGGCTGGGCCCGATCCTGACGTACCTCGATGCGATGGAGCACGCGGGGACGGATCCGGAGATGAGCAGCCTATTGCAGACGGCGCGGCAGAGTGCGGAGCACCTGGAGGACACGCTCTATGGGGTGCTGCGGTATCACAGCGCGGTCTTTGCGCCCCCGATGGCTCCGGACGTGAACGCGGTGCGCGGCAGCCTGGTCGAAATTCTGGCCCGGGCGGCGTCCGCCTCGGGACTCGAGGGACGTATCGTGCTGACGGATCCTGAGATCGAGGTGGCGCATCCGGAGATGATCGAGATCGTGATGACCGAGATTCTGGACAACTACGCGAAGTATGGCCGAGCCAAGGAGGAGGGGGTGCGGGTGAGTTATGACCTGGCCCACGCGAATGGGGCCGAGGTGTGTTTCGCGGCGCCGGGACCGGACCTGCCGGACGAACTGCTGGCGCAGGTCGGCTCTTCGTACTGGCAGTTGGAGCGGCTGTCGTCGGGCGAAGTGCCGGGCCTGGGACTCGGCCTGGCGGCCGCGCGCCAGTTGGTGCGTTGGTGGGGCGGCGATTTGCGGCTCGCGCGCAGCGCGGATGGCATCGGGCTGGAGACGCGGATGCTGCTGCCGGCGTGCGTGCTGGACTAA
- the glnS gene encoding glutamine--tRNA ligase, protein MSAEKTDSKGEPASAAAPSDFIRDIVAQHVAEQRYPKIVTRFPPEPNGYLHIGHAKSICLNFGIARENHGQCNLRMDDTNPTKEDVEYVESIMADVHWLIDGWADHCLGFKPKGTHPAASIRDGKTDFFLAPIPATSPNAEPFFASDYFDALYEFALVLIRKGKAYVCDLTPEETEAYRGAPDKPGKESPFRNRSVEENLDLFARMKAGEFPNGARTLRAKIDMASPNIWLRDPLLYRIRHTPHHHAGDKWCLYPLYDYAHCLSDYIEGVTHSICTLEFEVHRPLYDWILESLDLPRPLPHQYEFAKFIPSYMVVSKRRLIQLVQDGAVTGWNDPRMPTISGFRRRGVPARAIRTFVQNLGVTKYESLTDIAVLEHAIRDELNGTAQRRLGVLRPLKLVLTNIPAGESVPCTAINDPQSETPTTRQIALTREVFIETDDFAEVPPPKYFRLKPGGEVRLKYACIIKCDEIIKDTSGRITELRCTADLTTRTGQPNADRKVKGTIHWVSASACIDAEVRLYDRLFTVPEPAAEDDFKKHLNPHSLEVVTAKLEPSLATAKVEGRFQFERLGYFTVDAEDSAPGKLVFNRTITLKDTWKA, encoded by the coding sequence ATGTCCGCCGAGAAAACCGATTCCAAGGGAGAGCCCGCCTCAGCAGCCGCGCCGAGCGACTTCATTCGCGACATCGTGGCCCAGCACGTGGCGGAACAGCGCTACCCCAAGATCGTGACGCGCTTCCCCCCGGAGCCCAACGGCTATCTGCACATCGGCCACGCCAAGTCGATCTGCCTCAACTTCGGGATCGCCCGCGAAAACCACGGACAGTGCAACCTGCGGATGGACGACACCAACCCGACCAAGGAGGACGTCGAATACGTCGAGTCCATCATGGCCGACGTCCACTGGCTCATCGACGGCTGGGCCGATCACTGCCTCGGTTTCAAACCCAAGGGCACCCACCCGGCCGCCAGCATCCGCGACGGCAAGACCGACTTCTTCCTCGCCCCCATCCCGGCCACCTCGCCCAACGCCGAGCCGTTCTTCGCCAGCGACTATTTCGACGCGCTCTACGAGTTCGCCCTGGTCCTCATCCGCAAGGGCAAGGCCTACGTCTGCGATCTCACGCCCGAGGAGACCGAGGCTTACCGCGGCGCGCCGGACAAGCCCGGCAAGGAGAGCCCTTTCCGCAACCGTTCGGTGGAGGAAAATCTCGACCTCTTCGCCCGCATGAAGGCTGGCGAGTTCCCCAACGGCGCCCGCACCCTCCGCGCCAAGATCGACATGGCGTCGCCCAACATCTGGCTGCGTGACCCGCTGCTCTACCGCATCCGCCACACGCCCCACCATCACGCGGGCGACAAGTGGTGCCTGTACCCGCTCTACGACTACGCCCACTGCCTCAGCGACTACATCGAGGGCGTCACCCACTCCATCTGCACGCTCGAGTTCGAGGTCCACCGCCCGCTCTACGACTGGATCCTCGAGAGCCTCGATCTCCCCCGCCCGCTGCCGCACCAGTACGAGTTCGCGAAGTTCATCCCGAGCTACATGGTCGTCAGCAAGCGCCGGCTCATCCAGCTCGTCCAGGACGGCGCCGTCACCGGCTGGAACGACCCGCGCATGCCCACGATTTCCGGGTTCCGCCGCCGCGGGGTCCCCGCCCGCGCCATCCGCACCTTTGTCCAGAACCTCGGCGTCACGAAGTACGAGAGCCTCACCGACATCGCGGTTCTCGAACACGCCATTCGTGACGAGCTCAACGGCACTGCCCAGCGCCGCCTCGGCGTCCTGCGCCCGCTCAAGCTCGTCCTCACGAACATCCCCGCCGGCGAGTCCGTCCCCTGCACCGCCATCAACGATCCGCAGAGCGAGACCCCCACCACGCGGCAGATCGCGCTCACCCGCGAGGTGTTCATCGAGACCGACGACTTCGCCGAGGTTCCGCCGCCGAAGTACTTCCGTCTCAAGCCGGGCGGCGAGGTGCGCCTCAAGTACGCGTGCATCATCAAGTGCGACGAGATCATCAAGGATACCTCCGGCCGCATCACCGAGCTCCGCTGCACCGCCGATCTCACCACGCGCACCGGCCAGCCCAACGCCGACCGCAAGGTCAAGGGCACCATCCACTGGGTGAGCGCCTCCGCCTGCATCGACGCCGAAGTGCGCCTCTACGACCGGCTCTTCACCGTGCCCGAACCCGCTGCCGAGGACGACTTCAAGAAGCACCTCAACCCGCATTCGCTCGAGGTCGTCACCGCCAAGCTTGAGCCGTCCCTCGCCACCGCCAAGGTCGAGGGCCGGTTTCAGTTCGAGCGGCTCGGCTACTTCACCGTCGACGCCGAGGACAGCGCGCCCGGCAAGCTGGTGTTCAACCGCACGATCACGCTGAAGGACACCTGGAAGGCCTAA
- a CDS encoding DUF1579 domain-containing protein, with translation METTTAPTPITSPETDACAAMFAKPQKEHEWLHQLLGKWTYVSECSGEPGQPPQKFGGTETVKSLGGLWIVGEAEGEFPGGKSSMMITLGFDPKQDCFVGTFVASMMTHLWQYKGHLNAAGRVLTLDAEGPSFADPNKLARYQDIIEFRSPDHRVLSSQALGEDGHWTCFMTAHYHRSA, from the coding sequence ATGGAAACCACGACTGCTCCCACACCAATCACGTCCCCGGAAACCGATGCCTGCGCCGCCATGTTTGCCAAGCCCCAGAAGGAACACGAGTGGCTGCACCAGCTCCTCGGCAAATGGACCTACGTGTCGGAGTGCAGCGGAGAACCGGGTCAGCCGCCCCAGAAGTTCGGCGGCACCGAAACCGTGAAGTCCCTTGGCGGACTTTGGATCGTCGGCGAAGCCGAGGGCGAATTTCCCGGCGGCAAGTCGTCGATGATGATCACCCTCGGTTTCGATCCGAAGCAGGACTGCTTCGTCGGCACGTTCGTGGCGTCCATGATGACACACCTGTGGCAGTACAAGGGACACCTCAACGCCGCCGGTCGCGTGCTGACCCTTGACGCCGAAGGGCCCAGCTTCGCGGATCCCAACAAGCTGGCCCGCTACCAGGACATCATCGAGTTCCGCAGCCCAGATCATCGCGTGCTCTCCTCCCAAGCCCTCGGCGAAGACGGTCACTGGACGTGCTTCATGACCGCCCACTACCACCGCTCCGCCTGA
- a CDS encoding YceH family protein has protein sequence MDEPLPVLSAAEIRVLGSLIEKQVTTPDNYPLSLNALTNACNQLSSRDPVVSYDEQTVVRALDRLRDKRLAIVYNGADSRVARYKHAFPEAVPVSPAELALLCVLMLRGPQTVGELRSRSERLHIFESLPAVEDTLNGLATRQPPLVTKLPRQTGTKESRFVHLLAGPFDPAAATASDLPAASSASAPTAPAPSAPDRIEQLETQIAALQQELANLKRDFASFRQQFE, from the coding sequence ATGGATGAACCGCTCCCGGTGCTTTCCGCCGCCGAAATTCGCGTCCTCGGCTCGCTGATCGAAAAACAGGTCACCACCCCCGACAACTACCCATTGTCGCTCAACGCGCTCACCAACGCCTGCAACCAGCTCAGCAGCCGCGACCCCGTCGTGTCCTACGACGAGCAAACCGTCGTCCGCGCCCTCGACCGCCTCCGGGACAAACGCCTTGCCATCGTCTACAACGGCGCCGACAGCCGCGTCGCCCGCTACAAGCACGCCTTCCCCGAAGCCGTCCCCGTCTCGCCCGCCGAACTCGCCCTCCTTTGCGTTCTCATGCTGCGCGGCCCCCAAACCGTCGGTGAGCTGCGCTCCCGCAGCGAGCGGCTCCACATCTTCGAGTCCCTCCCCGCGGTCGAGGACACCCTCAACGGGCTCGCCACCCGCCAGCCTCCCCTCGTCACCAAGCTCCCGCGCCAGACCGGCACCAAGGAGTCCCGCTTCGTTCACCTTCTCGCCGGCCCGTTCGACCCCGCCGCCGCCACCGCCTCCGACCTCCCTGCCGCTTCCAGCGCCTCAGCGCCCACCGCGCCAGCCCCCTCCGCCCCAGACCGTATCGAACAACTGGAGACCCAAATCGCCGCCCTCCAGCAGGAACTGGCCAACCTCAAGCGCGACTTTGCCTCCTTCCGCCAGCAGTTCGAGTAA
- the glmS gene encoding glutamine--fructose-6-phosphate transaminase (isomerizing) — MCGIVGYVGKQKAAAILLEGLKRLEYRGYDSAGICVQQSNRLDVAKKVGRVENLVKEAAKQRFTGTTGIGHTRWATHGGVTDANAHPHVSCDGKIALIHNGVIENYAQMKSFLLGKGYTFQSQTDTEVLCNLIAYHLAKEPEAQNGTNRFVECVRKTLRHVEGTYGIAVLCVDYPSEMVAARKASPLILGVGDGEYILASDASALVSRTQNVVYLRDGEIVHVTPVSFAITTLDQIDVSPVVDKITWSIQDAEMGDHAHFMEKEIFEQPTALENTMRGRFSEDGSTAQFGGLNISAAEFRQVERFVFCACGTAWHACLVAEQLIERFARIPVEVDYASEFRYRNTPLDPSTLFLFLSQSGETIDTLAALREAKRKGYKALAINNVVGSTLAREADGGIYQHVGPEIGVASTKAFTSQLLLGAMFALYLGRMRDMSYSDGVRLVNALKGAPDLVRKALREAPHIREIARRYAQYRDMLFLGRLSLFPIALEGALKLKEISYIHAEGYPAAEMKHGPIALISEKCPSVIFATAGEMFPKVVSSMQEIKARKGPIIAIVTEGCELPPGIADEVITIPDCHEAVLPIVASIPVQLLSYYIAVERGCDVDKPRNLAKSVTVE, encoded by the coding sequence ATGTGCGGAATTGTCGGCTACGTTGGTAAGCAAAAGGCTGCGGCCATTCTCTTGGAGGGTCTCAAGCGGCTCGAGTATCGCGGCTACGATTCCGCCGGCATTTGTGTGCAGCAGTCCAACCGCCTCGACGTGGCGAAGAAGGTCGGGCGCGTGGAAAACCTGGTCAAGGAGGCCGCGAAGCAGCGGTTCACCGGGACCACCGGCATCGGGCATACCCGGTGGGCGACCCACGGCGGCGTCACCGATGCCAACGCGCATCCGCATGTGAGCTGCGATGGCAAGATCGCGCTGATCCACAATGGCGTGATCGAGAACTACGCCCAGATGAAGTCCTTCCTCCTGGGCAAGGGCTACACCTTCCAGTCGCAGACCGACACCGAGGTGCTGTGTAACCTCATCGCCTACCACTTGGCGAAAGAGCCGGAGGCCCAGAACGGCACCAACCGTTTCGTCGAATGCGTGCGCAAGACCCTGCGCCACGTCGAGGGCACCTACGGTATCGCCGTGCTCTGCGTCGATTACCCGTCCGAGATGGTTGCGGCCCGCAAGGCCTCCCCGCTCATCCTCGGCGTCGGCGATGGCGAGTACATCCTGGCGTCCGACGCCTCCGCGCTCGTCAGCCGCACGCAGAACGTCGTTTATCTGCGGGACGGCGAGATCGTGCACGTCACGCCCGTGTCTTTTGCGATCACCACGCTCGACCAGATCGATGTGTCGCCGGTGGTGGATAAGATCACCTGGTCGATCCAGGACGCCGAAATGGGCGACCACGCCCACTTCATGGAGAAGGAGATTTTCGAGCAGCCGACCGCGCTCGAAAACACGATGCGCGGTCGTTTCTCGGAGGACGGCAGCACCGCCCAGTTCGGCGGTCTCAACATCAGCGCCGCCGAGTTTCGCCAGGTTGAACGCTTCGTCTTCTGCGCATGCGGCACCGCCTGGCACGCCTGCCTCGTGGCCGAGCAGCTCATCGAGCGTTTCGCGCGCATCCCCGTCGAAGTCGATTACGCGTCCGAGTTCCGCTACCGCAACACGCCCCTCGACCCGAGCACCCTATTCCTCTTCCTGAGCCAGTCCGGCGAGACGATCGACACGCTCGCCGCGCTGCGCGAAGCGAAGCGCAAGGGCTACAAGGCGCTCGCGATCAACAACGTCGTCGGCTCCACCCTCGCCCGCGAAGCCGATGGCGGCATCTACCAGCACGTCGGCCCCGAGATCGGCGTCGCCTCCACCAAGGCCTTCACTTCCCAGCTGCTGCTGGGCGCCATGTTCGCCCTCTACCTCGGCCGCATGCGCGACATGAGCTACAGCGACGGCGTGCGGCTGGTGAACGCCCTCAAGGGTGCACCCGATCTCGTGCGCAAGGCGCTGCGCGAGGCGCCGCACATCCGGGAGATCGCCCGGCGCTACGCGCAATACCGCGACATGCTCTTCCTGGGCCGGCTCTCGCTGTTCCCGATCGCTCTCGAGGGCGCCCTCAAGCTGAAGGAGATCTCGTACATCCATGCCGAGGGCTACCCAGCGGCGGAAATGAAACACGGTCCCATCGCGCTCATCAGTGAGAAGTGCCCAAGCGTGATCTTCGCCACCGCCGGCGAGATGTTTCCCAAGGTCGTCTCGTCGATGCAGGAGATCAAAGCCCGCAAGGGTCCGATCATCGCCATCGTCACCGAGGGCTGCGAACTCCCGCCCGGCATCGCCGACGAGGTCATCACCATCCCCGACTGCCACGAAGCCGTCCTCCCAATCGTCGCCTCCATCCCAGTCCAGCTCCTCAGCTACTACATCGCCGTGGAACGTGGCTGCGACGTCGACAAGCCCCGCAACCTGGCCAAGTCCGTCACCGTGGAATAG